The following coding sequences lie in one Arachis hypogaea cultivar Tifrunner chromosome 4, arahy.Tifrunner.gnm2.J5K5, whole genome shotgun sequence genomic window:
- the LOC112798004 gene encoding glucan endo-1,3-beta-D-glucosidase yields the protein MALPGEKDEPFLFPSTSYDSNPPQYLSSDLLSSSLPTHSFFQPFVEADGNNPVYIHPYNVESSASSISLCFPSRRVHSTFIDQVFKADLTISPSTQQTQQGFQSHCHVISSFSDLSVTLDIPSSHLTFFLVRGCPFVTLSVSHHTPPLSISTVHKVSSFTSNDSLTKYTLKLDNDQTWLIYASSPIKFSYSDGVITDDGDGVNVIVRIALLPNSSSASEDVLDRYSTCYPVSGDAFFTKTYCVEYKWEKRGFGDLLMLAHPLHLQLLSKGEEADHVLVTWYSIRGVNQHFFDEIKSALSKDVVTLGTVYISTTVADRNGRIIARAARLALIAEEVGFIDVIPTLKMFLHETIQPWLDGTSDGKSFRYDAKWGRIGIQAYSAGYFLYGIAVLAKIDPAWGMKYKPKAYSLMANFMNLARGSNSKYTRLRYFDLYKLHSWASGGEQDSTSEAVNIYYSAALMGLAYGDIHLASIGSTLASLEIHAAKMWWHVKEGDNIYEDDFAKENKLVGFLLANHRMSKMRDCYTEWEIKIGLHVLPLLPITEFLFNNVDFVKDLVKSTPSEYSVLDMWMGFVYALEGIYNNQVALKKIRGLKGFDVGNTMSNLLWWIHSRHDYRKMGSCHEKQCCFCRYSC from the exons ATGGCTTTACCAGGAGAAAAAGATGAACCTTTTCTGTTCCCATCAACGAGTTATGACAGTAACCCTCCCCAATACTTATCTTCAGACCTTCTTTCATCATCTTTACCCACACATTCTTTCTTCCAGCCCTTTGTTGAAGCAGATGGCAACAACCCAGTGTACATTCACCCTTACAACGTCGAATCATCAGCTTCCTCTATTTCTCTCTGCTTTCCATCTCGCCGTGTTCATTCAACTTTCATAGACCAGGTATTCAAAGCTGATCTCACTATCTCTCCCTCAACTCAACAAACCCAACAAGGTTTTCAATCTCATTGTCATGTCATATCTTCCTTCAGTGATCTCAGTGTCACTTTGGATATTCCTTCTTCtcatcttactttctttcttgttaGGGGATGCCCTTTTGTTACTCTCTCTGTCTCCCATCACACACCTCCACTTTCCATATCCACTGTGCACAAAGTTTCTTCCTTTACTTCAAATGATTCATTAACCAAGTATACACTTAAGCTTGACAATGATCAGACATGGCTTATATACGCTTCTTCACCGATCAAGTTTAGTTACAGCGATGGCGTGATTACTGACGATGGAGATGGGGTTAATGTGATAGTGAGGATAGCATTGTTGCCAAATTCGAGTTCAGCAAGTGAGGATGTTCTTGACCGGTACAGCACTTGTTACCCTGTATCTGGTGATGCTTTCTTCACTAAGACATATTGTGTTGAATATAagtgggagaagagagggtttggTGATTTGTTAATGTTAGCACACCCTCTCCATCTTCAACTTCTGTCTAAAGGTGAGG AAGCAGATCATGTTCTTGTGACTTGGTACTCTATCAGAGGTGTTAACCAACATTTTTTTGATGAAATCAAATCAGCTCTTTCCAAAGATGTTGTTACTCTAGGTACGGTTTATATATCAACAACAGTTGCTGACCGTAATGGGAGAATCATTGCAAGAGCAGCAAGGTTGGCTCTAATAGCTGAAGAAGTTGGCTTTATTGATGTGATCCCAACTCTGAAGATGTTCTTGCATGAAACCATTCAGCCATGGTTGGATGGAACTTCTGATGGCAAAAGTTTTCGATATGATGCAAAATGGGGAAGGATTGGTATTCAAGCATACAGTGCTGGGTACTTCCTTTATGGAATTGCAGTGCTTGCAAAGATTGATCCAGCTTGGGGAATGAAATATAAGCCTAAAGCCTACTCACTCATGGCAAATTTTATGAACTTGGCAAGAGGATCAAACTCGAAATATACACGTCTAAGGTATTTCGATCTATACAAATTGCACTCTTGGGCTTCAGGAGGGGAACAAGACAGCACCAGTGAAGCTGTAAATATTTACTATTCTGCTGCATTGATGGGCCTAGCTTATGGTGACATCCATCTTGCTTCCATTGGGTCAACTCTTGCATCGTTGGAGATTCATGCGGCTAAGATGTGGTGGCATGTGAAAGAGGGTGATAATATCTATGAAGATGATTTTGCAAAAGAAAATAAGTTAGTTGGTTTTCTTTTAGCTAACCATAGAATGAGTAAAATGCGCGATTGTTATACTGAGTGGGAGATTAAGATTGGCCTTCATGTTTTACCCTTATTGCCAATTACTGAGTTCTTATTCAACAATGTTGATTTTGTCAAGGACCTTGTGAAGTCGACACCATCTGAATACAGTGTATTAGACATGTGGATGGGGTTTGTGTACGCACTTGAAGGAATTTATAACAATCAAGTTGCATTGAAGAAGATTAGAGGCTTAAAGGGTTTTGATGTTGGCAACACAATGAGCAATCTCTTGTGGTGGATTCACAGCAGGCATGATTATAGAAAAATGGGATCCTGTCATGAGAAACAATGTTGCTTTTGTCGTTACAGCTGTTGA